Within Limnohabitans sp. 2KL-27, the genomic segment GTAGTTGTGTTCTTCCTTGGGGTCGATCAGGGTGATCTTGGCCCCGTCGAGCAAGGCATGGAGCCGATTGGCCACAGCAATGCCACCCAAGCCACCGCCCAAAATCACGATGTGCGCCTGCGTTTTGGTTTTGGCCGCTTGGGCAGCGGGGGCTGCGCTGGCCAAAACGGCAGCACCTGCCGAGCCCAGCAACCACTGGCGGCGGCTCAGCGCGTTGGACCTGTTTTTTTGGTTTTCCATGGTGTCTCCTTTGACAAGGCGGCCATCTTCTCAGTGTGTGGCCCCATGGATTTGAGCTGGATCAATTTCATGCACAAAGGCTCTGTTTGAAGCGTTTTTTTGTCGATCCCAACCCGCCCCAGCAAAAGGCGAATCCTGAATTGATTTGCATCAACCGTTTGGCCGCGCCCATTTTTAGAATGCCGACCAAGCCGGGCCACAGGCCCTTTTTTGCCCATCGAACGGAACAACACATGAAAAACATCGCAGCCTGGATTTTGGGCGTGAGCCTCTCGGGTCTGGCCTTTGGCCAAGCCGCCACCATCGCCGTGGGCACGCCGTTGAACATCATCGACACCCAAAAAACGGTCGTGGTCCAAACCGCGAAAGGGCCCGTCACCATCACCCGCACCATGACCGCTTGTGCCAAAAACGGCGGCAACTTGCAGCCCCTGGTGCCCGTGCCCGGCGTGCACCCCGTGGGTGAAATTGAGATCCTCGAAGCCTTGAGCGACCGCAACGCCATCGTGCTGGACATGCGCGACACCAACGACCGCGTCAAAGGCACGATTCCCGGCTCGGTCGGCATCCCCTACACCGAAGTGGCGGCCCGCATGAACGAATTGGGTTGCAAGAAAAATGGCAGCCAATGGAACTGCGAATCGGCCAAAAAGGTCTACGCCTTTTGCAACGGCCCCGTCTGCCCCCAAAGCCCCATGGCCATCAAAGCCATGACCCGTGATGGCTTCCCGGCCAACAAGATTTATTACTACCGTGGCGGCATGCTGGACTGGGACGCCCTGGGCCTGACCAGCGTCAAAGACGAGTTTTAATCAGCTGCCTGACCTTCAATCACTGGCGCTGCAACAAAACTTCGTTGGTGATTTCATAGCGCCGGCCCTGTTTGTCGCAGGGCTTTAAGGCACCATCGCGCACCAGGCTGCTGATTTCGCGGCTGACGGTTTCGAGTTTGATGTCAAGCATGGCGCCCATGTCATCGCGTGCAAAAAACGAGGTGATGCCCGGTTGGTCGGGGTCGCGCATTTTCAGGGCCAGGGCGGCCACGCGTTGGCGGGCCGAACCGAAGTTCAGGTCGGCCAGCCAGTCGTCGGCGTCTTTCAGGGCTTGTTGCCACTTTTGCATCAGGCGTTTGTGCAGGCGTGGTGAGTTGCCCGACAAATGGTGCAGCACCGACAAGGGAATGCGGCAAACGTGGGCTTCGACCAGAGCAATGGCTTCGCTGTCGTAGCGGGCGGTGGCCAGGGCTTCGAGGCCAATCACGTCGCCAGGGCGCAGCACGCGCACGATGCGTTCGCGGCCATCGGCGGTGGCCCGCACCAGCTTGACCATGCCTTTGCGCAGCGTGAACACGCCTACCGCCGTTTGGCCTTCGGTATAGAGCGGGGCGTCAGCCGCGAACACCATGTCGTCGATGGGGGTGTGGATTTCGCCAAAGTCCTGTTCGTTCAGGTCGGCAAAGAGCACCATGTCGCGGATACCGCAGTTGCGGCAGTCCGAGGTGCCTTTCCAAGCCGAGTCAATCTTGATGGGGATCATGTTTTGAATTTAGCACGTCCAACGTGCCCCCAACTGACACAGGGTCTGGCTTTAGAGGGCTTTGCGCCCTTGCGCCATGCGGTCATCGAGGTAGGGACCATAAAAATCAGGTTTGTACGCGCCTTCCATGCGCTCGGCCACTTCTTTGCCGCCAGGTCCGAAAAACAGCAGCGTGGGCGTGATGGATACTTTCCACTGACGTGTGAGTTGGTCGTGTGTGGTGAGCTTGCCCGCAAAGTCGAGCACGGGTTGGTTGTTGCGCATGTCCACCTGCACGATGGCAGTGCCAGCACGCGCCATGGGTGAGAGGTGGCTTTGCCGAGCCTGGCGGCAAAACACACAGCCGTCCAGGCTGACCATGACGATCAGGGGCTGCTTGTTTTTGAGGGCGCGGGCCAGTTCGTCGGGCAGCGATTGGGCAGCGGGCAAGGTGGCATCGCGGCCCGATTGGGCCCAAACGGGGATGGCCGCAAGCGATACCCCCACCCGTAAAAGCCAGTCACGACGGCGCAAATCAGACGAGGAAAACATAGACAGGTTGGAAGCCATGAATTGCGGACCGTGGACAATAACGGGTTTTGCGTGACGGGATGACGCATCGCCTGATACCGCATTTTAAATATAAGAAACCAACGAATTATTGGAGAAATCCGTGAATCTCGCAAGCTTGCTCGAAACCTGGGGAGACTCCAATGTACTGGCCATGGCAGGTGCATTGGTGGGCTTCATCTTTGGCCTGGCGGCTCAGCGCACCCGGTTTTGTGCACGGGCAGCCGTGGTGGAGTGTTGCGAGGGAAAAACAGGTGACCGTTTCAGCGTGTGGTGGCTGGCTTTTGGGGCGGCGCTGGTGGGCGTGCAGGCGCTGGTCTTGCTGGGATGGCTGCAGCCTTCGACCTC encodes:
- a CDS encoding Crp/Fnr family transcriptional regulator translates to MIPIKIDSAWKGTSDCRNCGIRDMVLFADLNEQDFGEIHTPIDDMVFAADAPLYTEGQTAVGVFTLRKGMVKLVRATADGRERIVRVLRPGDVIGLEALATARYDSEAIALVEAHVCRIPLSVLHHLSGNSPRLHKRLMQKWQQALKDADDWLADLNFGSARQRVAALALKMRDPDQPGITSFFARDDMGAMLDIKLETVSREISSLVRDGALKPCDKQGRRYEITNEVLLQRQ
- a CDS encoding thioredoxin fold domain-containing protein, producing MASNLSMFSSSDLRRRDWLLRVGVSLAAIPVWAQSGRDATLPAAQSLPDELARALKNKQPLIVMVSLDGCVFCRQARQSHLSPMARAGTAIVQVDMRNNQPVLDFAGKLTTHDQLTRQWKVSITPTLLFFGPGGKEVAERMEGAYKPDFYGPYLDDRMAQGRKAL
- a CDS encoding rhodanese-like domain-containing protein → MKNIAAWILGVSLSGLAFGQAATIAVGTPLNIIDTQKTVVVQTAKGPVTITRTMTACAKNGGNLQPLVPVPGVHPVGEIEILEALSDRNAIVLDMRDTNDRVKGTIPGSVGIPYTEVAARMNELGCKKNGSQWNCESAKKVYAFCNGPVCPQSPMAIKAMTRDGFPANKIYYYRGGMLDWDALGLTSVKDEF